One stretch of Cygnus olor isolate bCygOlo1 chromosome 1, bCygOlo1.pri.v2, whole genome shotgun sequence DNA includes these proteins:
- the LOC121069340 gene encoding histone H1.10 yields MSETAPAAAPAVAAPAAKAAGKKPKKAAGGSRARRPAGPSVTELITKAVAASKERKGLSLAALKKALAAGGYDVEKNNSRIKLGLKSLVGKGTLVQTKGTGASGSFRLSKKPGEVKEKAPKKRAAAAKPKKPAAKKPAGAAKKPKKPAVKKSPKKAKKPAAAATKKAAKSPKKATKAAKPKKAAAAKSPAKAKAVKPKAAKAKAAKPKAAKAKKAAPKK; encoded by the coding sequence ATGTCGGAGACCGCTCCCGCCGCCGCGCCCGCTGTCGCGGCCCCCGCCGCCAAGGCCGCCGGCAAGAAGCCGAAGAAGGCGGCGGGCGGCTCCAGGGCGCGCAGGCCCGCGGGCCCCAGCGTCACCGAGCTGATCACCAAGGCCGTGGCCGCCTCCAAGGAGCGCAAGGGGCTCTCCCTCGCCGCGCTCAAGAAGGCGCTGGCCGCCGGCGGCTACGACGTGGAGAAGAACAACAGCCGCATCAAGCTGGGGCTCAAGAGCCTCGTCGGCAAGGGCACCCTGGTGCAGACCAAGGGCACCGGCGCCTCCGGCTCCTTCCGCCTCAGCAAGAAGCCCGGCGAGGTGAAGGAGAAGGCGCCCAAGAAGCGGGCGGCCGCGGCCAAGCCCAAGAAGCCGGCGGCCAAGAAGCCCGCCGGCGCCGCCAAGAAGCCCAAGAAGCCGGCGGTGAAGAAGAGCCCCAAGAAAGCCAAGAAGCCGGCGGCTGCTGCCACCAAGAAGGCGGCCAAGAGCCCCAAGAAGGCGACCAAGGCTGCCAAGCCCAAAAAGGCAGCGGCAGCAAAGAGCCCAGCCAAGGCAAAGGCAGTTAAACCCAAAGCTGCCAAGGCCAAGGCGGCAAAGCCGAAAGCAGCCAAGGCGAAGAAGGCGGCGCCCAAAAAGTGA
- the LOC121069464 gene encoding histone H2B 7-like, whose translation MPEPAKSAPAPKKGSKKAVTKTQKKGDKKRKRARKESYSIYVYKVLKQVHPDTGISSKAMGIMNSFVNDIFERIAGEASRLAHYNKRSTITSREIQTAVRLLLPGELAKHAVSEGTKAVTKYTSSK comes from the coding sequence ATGCCTGAGCCGGCTAAGTCTGCGCCCGCGCCCAAGAAGGGCTCCAAGAAAGCCGTCACCAAGACGCAGAAGAAGGgtgacaagaaaagaaagagagcacGGAAGGAGAGCTACTCGATCTACGTGTACAAGGTGCTGAAGCAGGTGCACCCCGACACGGGCATCTCGTCCAAGGCCATGGGCATCATGAACTCCTTCGTCAACGACATCTTCGAGCGCATCGCCGGCGAGGCGTCGCGCCTGGCGCACTACAACAAGCGCTCGACCATCACCTCGCGGGAGATCCAGACGGCCGTGCGGCTCCTGCTGCCCGGCGAGCTGGCCAAGCACGCCGTCTCCGAGGGCACCAAGGCGGTCACCAAGTACACCAGCTCCAAGTAG